The Primulina huaijiensis isolate GDHJ02 chromosome 6, ASM1229523v2, whole genome shotgun sequence genomic sequence AATCACTATTGTGATGAatttaatgtcatttttgtttttAGTTTTGCAAAACAGGATTTTGGAGTTTGACAATTGGAAGTTCAAATTGTTATTAAGCTCATATTGTTAAATGTATTAGGATTTGAGATGCAAAATCTATGTACATTTTGGAGTCTGAGAATTGGAATTTAATGATTGTGTATCATTTATTGAAGAGCTACTATTTGAAATTGTTATTGAAGCTTAGATTGTCAAGTTATAAGTGTATTGTAATCATATATGTTTTACTCATGTATTATCATTGTTTCTTTTATATGTATTGCATCCATCAAGCATCAAGtgatgtataattttatttttaaacaaaatattataaaaccgCATATAACCGACCATATAAACCGAACCGTATCACAAAAAATCGGACCGAACCGTAATAAAATGATTTGGTTTTGGATCAGATATATTtaaaaccgaaaatcgaaaaACCAAACCGTTATAGagaaaaaccgaaccgaaccgaccgacaCCCATCTAGGGTGGCTGATTAATTAAGAGAGGAAAAGGCAGAACGTGGAAGATATTGATATATGGGCCACATTCAGTATATGAATCCCAATATGAGCCGGGCCCATGTTGcaatactaattaattaatgggCCCCAGTAGGCCCAATTAATGTGACggtttgaattttcttttttgtttttttatttgttgcttCGTCTATCGTAAATAAATGGAGTGGCTAATGATGAAACACAATATACGTTTagatataaattattttgaaaaatgcttCTTTTTTTCTCCAAAGGGTGTATTTCAGAAAGCGTGATACTTGGACAATAAATGGACTGTTATATCAAATTATTCatattaatcaataaatttttgaatatcatataatataaattattataccAAAAATATATAGCTAAAACGAATGATTTCATTTCATTCTCGACAACGCGAACCGGAATAGAGGACCACTCGCTCTAATCTTACCTTATCTTAAGAAATGGTCAGGTTCATGCACGCATCTCCTATCAATGGAAAATGGAGAGAAGGCAGCCTACTTAGTTCCATGTGAATATTCATGAATAACATCCCATTTTTTTAATGCATGGGATTTGAATATGATGTAAAATTTATATTGATAGGTACTTTTCTTATAACGTTAATAACAGTTTTGATATGATGTCCATCAACCTTGATCATTTTTTGTGTACATCGCTGAGATTACAGTTACCTGGTAGAttacaattttaatatgtttcATCACATCTACTCAGTAAGTGTTGCCACCTCAACGACGGTCACAAATATGAGCATAATTGGTGGACAGTATATGAAAACTGTTATACTAAATCAAAACATATATACATGTGTAtaacttattttatttgttcaaattctaaaatattttaattttgcacGTTCATGGATGATCAGTTAGAGTGAggattaaatattatatttataaattttaaaagtatcAATTAGTTCCATCAAATTTCAACTGTAATTAACTAATTATATAATAAgattgattaaaaatataaatccaACAATATATACACTAACGAGTTAAGATTGTGGTATAAGTACAACGTAGTAATACTCTgaattttaatttgtgaaatGCACGAGTACTTTGCATTCTATGTTATCCgtttaaaattcaattttgaaagccaaaaaaatgaaatatatattttgtcgATCCAGTTTGTAACAATTAGGTCTTGAATTAGAGAATTGAGATATTAATATTAGAGATGATAACGAGACGAGTTTGACCCAACCCAAAACAAATCTCGCCAAAAAAAGTCTAGACCCATTCTTCCAACCTATTTTTTGGACCTATCCTGTATCGAACCCGTATTAAACCCGACGGATCCAACTTGTTACCgtcattattatatataataatataatatagtatgatatttatctatatatataaatacaacaataataacaatgatatagataaattaaatataatatataataatataaatattatgtatNAGACCTGCCCCAGGACCCGTTTGATCGGGCTTGGACTCGTTTTAAACAGAGCGGGTTTTATGGAGGTATTCCATTGTCATTGTTGTTAGaacattttttcataatttattttgttgacaaCGAACAATGTTACGACTGCGAAAATTACGGGGATCAATCTGTTCGGTCAGGTCGCGGGAATCGACCTGCCCGGTCAGGTCGTGGGGCTATTCAGAATCCACACAACCTTTCGCAAGGAGTAAGGCAACTCTTTGAAAATAACACATTGTTTCATGATTTGTTTTCATGAAAAAGTGCACTGTTTCATGAAGAGTCACGTCCGTTCTGAATAAAtgtttcatttttatatatatggcATCATTAGTTCAAGAAATTAATTGAGATTCTGATTTGATTTAGTTATCTAGAAATACAGAATTATTTCATTGTATCTTGAGAGAAATTTTTCACATCCCTGTGACTAAAGTGAGAGAGAAAACATTTCTTAAAAGAAAGCGTTTCAAACGTGCTTTTGAATTCATTCACACACTATCCATATTTTCGATATAATCTCTCAACACCTTACATAGTATNTGAAGGACGCTCGATTTCCTTTTAAACTTCAAGCAACACACTTTCGCTCATCGACAATTTCTGACACTACCGAAGTTCCTAACTACGCACAACCGCCACAACACCATCCGCCACCGCCACAGCGGACGACGTTCTGTTTCTCTCCTCCTGCTTCTACGAAGCATTGCAGGTATATTTTGATGtatgtaaatttaattttactGAAGAAATTTTCAAGAGAGAGTACGATCTATGCAAAAGATAAAGTCACATTAGGCATGAGATTTGTTTCGTCCCCCCTTTTTTCCGAGCTATAACCAGTCATTTTATTATGCTTCTGTTCTTGTTTTCAGAAATCAATTGAATTTTGTGATTTTGTTGTTGAATTTTAATTCCTAATTGTTTGGATTGTTGTTTATTTTAACCCATCTTTTTCGTGCTTTTTAGAACAGATCTTTGTGCTGTCTAAATGTGCATTCTTTTAAAACATACATTATGCGTTATATATACTACTGCACATCGATGCATTGAAGGAATGTTTTTTGCCACGTTCACACCGGCTTCACAAGTTTTTTTGGCTGTCTGTAGATCAAAGTGACTGGTGAGGGTGGATCTTTTTAGTTACTGAGGGCGGATGCTTTTTCTCTGAATGGCAAGTTATTATGATGTTGATGATATATTGGCTGAAGAAGAGGTAAACATAGACCGAATCTTTTTAAACCTGAAAAGTTTTGGTTATGACTTAATGCTTTTGTTCTGTTCGTCTCTCATTTTAGCTTGTTCCATCTGTATTTCAACATGCTGCAAATGGAGTTGGGCTTTTTGATTCGAGTGACTGCACTAATAAGGTATATCTTTCTTGAATGTGGTGATAACAATACCGGCACTTCATCTAATTTTTTAAGTTCGGTATTTCCTCGATGTCAGGTTGAAGCTGCTTCCCGAGTAGAACTGCCTTTTTGGCTTGTCAGCGAACTGTACTTGAGAGATCTTATATCCATCAGGGTTCCTTCATCTTTTAACAAAGAGTAATATCGTTTTTATCAAGTTTGTGCTTTATACCATATCTATATTCTTGATAAACTAAACTGGATtcttgtttttatataaatgtGTTGCTTGTTTGGTTCCATCTTAATGAGATTGTGAGCAATATAGAAATTCTAACTAAATCAATTTTTTCCAGGTACTATATAGCACAAGACAtgaaagttttttaaaatttatgaaagcACGATAGAGTTTAATTACCGTGCTTTCTCCTCCATTCATTTGATAGTTATGACGATTTTAAATCGGCccattataaatattttactatGTATTAAAGTTCCATTGTCAATATGGTTTTAGCTTGTTTatgttatttattgtttttggtattttgtgtttgttgatttgttgttcttgttttttttttgtccgTTCAGATCCAAAACAAGGGAAGAAATAGGGGCGGATGCTGCTCATGTGGATCTCAGAAGTCGGTGTCCTTATTTTTATTCACTAGGTTGCAAGATTGCACCGCTGTAAGTTCCTTCTACTCCCTTTGcatatttttaatatcattCGGGTTTCAATATTTCTTTTTCAACAAATTCTTTGACCTACTGGGATTCTTAAAGTTACAAGAATTAGACACGCCCTTGGGAAACTAATTATACCGAATTCTtgttcttattatttttatctcaaGTTAACTTTTTAAAGATAGCATCCCAAACGAGCTTTCAAGAGTACATTGAGTATGTGGAAGCAGTTTTTTTTTAACTCTGTCGAACAAAAGTAATTAACAAGCCTTGTTTGCTATGCACCATCCTGTTTTTCGCAGTATTAACAAGTCGGCTCGGGCTCGAATTTTACTGAGCTCAAGCTGTAGTTTCCTCATGCTTAATTACTGAAGCTaattaatttttagttttttatatttttaatatcatgTAAACCACTATTTTACCCCTGATTCAATTTTTTACAactaattttatgtattttatagtAAAGGATTTTTTCACGAGCATACAATTATGCAGTGTTGCGTGATTTTCGCTCGCAAGAGCACGATGttaagttttaatatatgatcAGTAAAGTATCATTCCCACGAGAAACATATCAAGTACTGTAATTAGAATAGCCTTAACTTTATCTAGAAATTCAAAGATGGgtttggatcaattaattaaaaatcaaactaaATTTGTGCAATGGTTAACGTCGAGAGTTCCAGGAGAGAATGAATTTAGATGTTCAATTTTACTTGGCTATCCACTATGTTAGTTTTCTATTGAAATCTATATTCTTAAATTCATCTCGTTTATTAGTCACAGACACTTAATTGTCTCTATTTCTTTTTTCAAGCAACAAATATAATTTACCATTTAATATTGATTTCGATATTCCTAACAAAAAATTCTAACATCAATGATAGATGCATACAATTGTTCTTTAATTGCCTTCGATGAGGTTATATGTCTTCCGAACTATATAAATACCCACGACGTGTTTTCCTAAGATCATATTTAGATCCTCTATCTGGAGTAATAGATCACGATTCACGATTATTATATCAATCAAACTATGACCGATAAATTGAGGGCGTTAAAACTAGGATAACACATATAATTGAAgaagatttcaaatatataaatcaaaatagTCGATACGTAGATTCAAACCAGACTACGTTGTTTCCCTAGAAGTTAAGTTTAGTTCGTGACGaatttgaaaacaaaacaaatcatGTTTTTCAATATAAACATCAAAACTAAAAATCTAGGAGAAATGAAGAATAAGAACGAAAGTAGAAAATGCTTCTCTGTCCGTAGATGTCGCACTCTCCGTCTTCGTTCCAAGATCTCCTCGCTCTCAATGTTTTCTCTCGGGTTTGTCTTTTGTTCTCTCTTTAGAATGCGTTCCCAAATGCCTAAAATCTGATAGGGTTCTCATTTTAAACCCTAGAGTCCAAAGTTTCCTTGTTACTCACGTCATCAAGCGCTGAGGCGCCTGAATTTTTGACACACGGGTGCTGAGGCGCTT encodes the following:
- the LOC140978817 gene encoding DNA replication complex GINS protein PSF3-like, yielding MASYYDVDDILAEEELVPSVFQHAANGVGLFDSSDCTNKVEAASRVELPFWLVSELYLRDLISIRVPSSFNKESKTREEIGADAAHVDLRSRCPYFYSLGCKIAPLVGDKTIGPFLLVAFRTRYKEVLIKAHTLTLAVAPKYMTLLTNEEAKLYEAGQSSIAAFKKWRMGGPRFEVAPVLGKKRKPT